Proteins co-encoded in one Acidobacteriota bacterium genomic window:
- a CDS encoding YtxH domain-containing protein has translation MSAKNYWLAFGIGVSAGAAIALLYAPQSGARTRKQLRKGVEGAVDDASDYLHDAGDYLKQQAERLADEAQDAVKRARKQASHLADKAGEQASDLAESVSDIVESAVKSAKALV, from the coding sequence ATGAGTGCAAAAAACTATTGGCTGGCATTTGGTATTGGAGTCTCCGCGGGAGCGGCGATCGCCCTTCTTTATGCTCCGCAGAGTGGAGCGCGCACCCGCAAGCAGCTTCGTAAGGGCGTCGAAGGAGCTGTCGATGACGCCAGCGACTATCTGCACGATGCGGGCGATTACCTCAAGCAACAGGCCGAGCGGCTCGCCGACGAGGCCCAGGATGCCGTCAAGCGAGCCCGCAAACAGGCATCACACCTGGCCGATAAGGCAGGGGAGCAGGCCAGCGATCTGGCCGAATCGGTCTCCGATATCGTAGAGAGCGCCGTGAAGTCCGCCAAGGCCCTCGTCTGA
- a CDS encoding cupin domain-containing protein: MDRREFVSLLPALLSLSPSAVYAADASLAAIQSGVFKPGPARTGSIPKRASRGYTKGMLKAGNIQLEIHETTQEVGAPHEPMETHLHSEIWLVQSGTIALTTNGVTRTMVAGDVGICVAGDKHYIQNAGDTPATYFVVAVGPSE; the protein is encoded by the coding sequence CTGGACCGTCGGGAGTTTGTCTCGCTGTTGCCTGCCCTGCTCTCTTTGAGCCCATCGGCTGTATATGCGGCGGACGCGTCGCTGGCCGCTATACAGTCCGGCGTGTTCAAACCCGGACCTGCGCGGACTGGCTCCATTCCCAAGCGCGCTTCGCGCGGCTATACGAAGGGAATGCTCAAGGCAGGAAACATCCAGCTCGAGATTCATGAGACGACGCAGGAAGTTGGCGCACCGCATGAGCCTATGGAGACGCATCTCCACAGCGAGATATGGCTGGTGCAATCGGGCACAATTGCACTAACCACCAACGGAGTGACAAGAACGATGGTTGCCGGAGATGTCGGAATCTGCGTGGCTGGCGATAAGCACTACATACAGAATGCCGGGGATACGCCAGCCACTTACTTTGTAGTGGCTGTGGGACCGTCAGAGTAG
- the tig gene encoding trigger factor has product MDLTQTETTETNGAVESPAEAQTEATHTHDHDHDHEHHHHGPSLNPELTREIEVEVAADEVSKAFKSVTKRYQKLARIPGFRAGKVPESLVRSKFAKELRQEVLESLVSERFRKAIDEQKLRPISEPQLLDLQLHDGQPLKFKAAFEVAPEISVAGYDSVKVQKPDVSLTEDEYQAELARVLDSHATVEPIEEDRPLVDGDWAEINFKGEVKDLAQTVTEDGVENASKHEPITGEDVLVEIGGKNTLPAFNDALRGTKPGQELTFEVTYPAEFGEQRLAGQTVGYDVTVKAIKKKIYPERDAEFAKQLGNYERWDDFETKLREMAADRKKNALESQARDKMLDELVHKFEFPVPESFVQQQVDARLDRGLRALAQQGMTAEAMRQLDFGRLREAQRDQALNEVKASMILDKIGEAENVAVSDEDMDRELLMLSLQSREPLEGLRERLSKDGGLDRIREQMRREKTASVLYEKLAS; this is encoded by the coding sequence ATGGATTTGACTCAGACAGAGACAACAGAGACGAATGGGGCTGTAGAGTCCCCGGCGGAAGCGCAGACCGAAGCGACACATACGCACGACCACGATCACGACCATGAGCACCATCATCATGGACCTTCGTTGAATCCAGAGCTGACCCGCGAAATCGAAGTCGAGGTTGCAGCCGATGAGGTTTCGAAGGCCTTCAAGAGCGTGACGAAGCGCTACCAGAAGCTGGCGCGTATCCCGGGCTTCCGCGCAGGCAAGGTGCCGGAGTCGCTGGTGCGCTCGAAGTTCGCCAAGGAGCTGCGACAGGAGGTTCTTGAGAGCCTGGTGTCCGAGCGATTCCGCAAGGCGATCGACGAACAGAAGCTACGCCCGATCTCGGAGCCACAGTTGCTCGACCTGCAACTGCACGACGGCCAGCCTTTGAAGTTCAAGGCCGCCTTCGAGGTTGCGCCCGAGATCAGTGTTGCCGGCTACGACAGCGTAAAGGTCCAGAAGCCCGACGTCTCCCTGACCGAAGACGAATACCAGGCGGAGCTGGCGCGTGTACTCGACAGCCATGCAACGGTTGAGCCGATCGAGGAAGACCGCCCCCTGGTGGATGGCGACTGGGCAGAGATCAACTTCAAGGGCGAGGTGAAGGACCTGGCCCAGACAGTCACCGAGGACGGCGTTGAGAACGCCAGCAAGCATGAGCCGATCACCGGCGAAGATGTGCTGGTTGAGATCGGCGGCAAGAACACGCTGCCCGCATTCAACGACGCTCTGCGCGGCACCAAGCCAGGACAGGAGCTGACCTTCGAGGTGACCTATCCTGCTGAGTTTGGTGAGCAGCGTCTTGCCGGCCAAACGGTTGGCTATGACGTAACCGTAAAGGCCATCAAAAAGAAGATCTACCCTGAGCGTGACGCGGAGTTTGCCAAGCAGCTCGGCAACTACGAGAGATGGGACGACTTCGAGACGAAGCTGCGCGAGATGGCGGCCGACCGCAAGAAGAATGCGCTCGAGAGCCAGGCGCGCGACAAGATGCTGGATGAGCTGGTGCATAAGTTCGAGTTCCCTGTTCCCGAGTCGTTTGTGCAGCAACAGGTGGATGCGCGGCTCGACCGCGGTCTGCGTGCGCTCGCGCAGCAAGGCATGACGGCGGAGGCAATGCGCCAGCTCGACTTTGGGCGCTTGCGCGAGGCACAACGCGACCAGGCGCTGAATGAAGTGAAGGCATCGATGATCCTGGACAAGATCGGCGAAGCTGAAAATGTTGCCGTCAGCGACGAAGATATGGATCGCGAGCTGCTGATGCTTTCGCTCCAGTCGCGCGAGCCCCTTGAGGGACTGCGCGAGCGGTTGTCGAAGGATGGCGGCCTGGACCGGATTCGCGAGCAGATGCGCCGCGAGAAGACTGCAAGCGTGCTCTACGAAAAGCTGGCCTCGTAG
- a CDS encoding uracil-DNA glycosylase encodes MRRSVVKPLPPVFLKVQQAITTCELCPRLRLYCKAIGEKKRRAYRDQTYWARPVPGFGDPRARVLVLGLAPGAHGGNRTGRIFTGDGSGYFLYPVLHDTGFANQAESYSIDDGLRLRDIWIAAVARCAPPGDKPTPQEIRNCLPHLAAEIELLPRVRVVVCLGKIAFDGYLAYLKSKDVITRKSVYRFAHGAQYLLPNGVTLLTSYHPSLRNTNTGRLNRAMFTRIFIRARELAGLGEA; translated from the coding sequence GTGAGACGTTCTGTTGTAAAGCCACTGCCGCCGGTTTTCCTTAAAGTTCAGCAAGCCATCACCACCTGCGAACTCTGTCCCCGTCTACGCCTCTACTGTAAGGCCATCGGGGAAAAGAAGCGCCGCGCCTATCGCGATCAAACCTACTGGGCACGCCCCGTACCGGGCTTTGGCGACCCGCGAGCCAGGGTATTGGTTCTGGGCCTTGCTCCTGGGGCGCATGGCGGAAACCGCACGGGAAGGATCTTTACCGGCGACGGCTCGGGCTACTTCTTGTATCCCGTTCTGCATGACACGGGCTTTGCCAATCAGGCTGAGAGCTACTCCATCGACGATGGCTTGCGGCTCCGCGATATCTGGATTGCGGCCGTGGCCCGCTGCGCACCCCCAGGAGATAAACCCACGCCGCAGGAGATACGCAACTGCCTGCCCCACCTTGCCGCAGAGATTGAACTGCTTCCCCGCGTTCGTGTCGTAGTTTGTCTTGGCAAGATCGCCTTTGATGGCTACCTGGCCTATTTGAAATCGAAGGACGTTATTACGCGCAAATCCGTCTACCGCTTTGCTCACGGAGCGCAATATCTGCTGCCCAACGGAGTAACTCTTCTGACGAGCTATCATCCTTCATTGCGAAATACCAATACCGGAAGGCTCAACCGGGCAATGTTTACCCGCATCTTCATTCGCGCAAGGGAACTGGCGGGTCTTGGGGAGGCATAA